From one Bifidobacterium sp. WK012_4_13 genomic stretch:
- a CDS encoding MraY family glycosyltransferase: protein MRVYLFIAAIAGGVTWLVTPLVRHLAIRIGAVGEVRARDIHTVPTPRMGGVGMLIGFAVATAYASTFPFINGLFASSNQAWFILFGAFLICMLGVADDLWDLDWMLKLSGQLLISVLVSWGGIQIISLPLGSLVTASPSLSMAITAFLLVASINAVNFVDGLDGLAAGIVAIGGIAFAIYSYILARTSPSYASMATLIDVMLVGVCIGFILHNWHPAKLFMGDSGSMLLGYLITCASIVMTGRLDPVSVHASIYLPVFMPILLPLLVLFLPVLDMFLAIVRRLSHGQSPTHPDRMHLHHRMIRIGHSVRSAVLILWGWAGLISFGSIMILFFKAQYVAIGFVVAAIVLTIATLYPYYRRRIPEIREENAALAAARRKGKAFEDERRKPKQ from the coding sequence ATGAGAGTCTACCTTTTCATTGCCGCGATTGCGGGAGGGGTCACTTGGCTGGTGACCCCTCTTGTTCGTCACCTTGCAATACGAATCGGGGCCGTCGGCGAAGTGCGCGCACGTGACATCCATACCGTTCCGACGCCTCGCATGGGCGGTGTCGGCATGCTGATCGGGTTCGCTGTCGCGACTGCGTATGCAAGCACCTTCCCATTCATCAACGGGCTGTTCGCATCCAGCAATCAGGCGTGGTTCATTCTCTTCGGAGCGTTCCTCATCTGCATGCTGGGTGTGGCCGACGATCTGTGGGATCTCGACTGGATGCTGAAGCTGTCCGGTCAGCTGCTGATATCGGTGTTGGTCTCGTGGGGAGGAATTCAGATCATCTCCCTGCCCCTTGGCTCCCTGGTGACGGCCTCGCCGAGCCTTTCCATGGCGATCACGGCATTCCTGCTCGTCGCGTCCATCAACGCTGTCAATTTCGTGGACGGACTCGATGGCCTTGCGGCTGGAATCGTGGCGATAGGCGGCATAGCCTTTGCGATCTATTCGTATATCCTCGCCAGAACGTCGCCGAGCTATGCTTCGATGGCAACGCTTATCGATGTCATGCTCGTGGGAGTGTGCATCGGCTTCATCCTTCATAATTGGCATCCTGCGAAGCTGTTCATGGGAGATTCAGGTTCCATGCTGCTGGGCTATCTGATTACCTGCGCGTCTATCGTGATGACGGGGCGTCTCGATCCTGTCTCAGTGCACGCAAGCATATATCTGCCGGTCTTCATGCCGATACTGCTGCCGCTGCTGGTCCTGTTCCTGCCCGTGCTCGACATGTTCCTTGCAATCGTGCGGCGGCTCAGTCACGGTCAGTCGCCGACCCATCCGGATCGGATGCACCTGCATCATCGCATGATTCGCATAGGTCATTCGGTGCGTTCTGCAGTGCTGATTCTGTGGGGATGGGCCGGACTCATCTCCTTCGGTTCCATCATGATTCTCTTCTTCAAGGCCCAGTACGTAGCGATTGGATTTGTCGTAGCGGCGATCGTGCTGACGATTGCGACCTTGTATCCGTATTACCGCCGCAGAATTCCTGAGATCCGCGAGGAGAATGCCGCTCTTGCAGCGGCCCGCCGAAAGGGGAAGGCCTTCGAGGACGAACGAAGGAAGCCGAAGCAATAG
- a CDS encoding L-threonylcarbamoyladenylate synthase — translation MSEIRSIDDDSLALAAECIHEGRLIVMPTDTVYGIACDPFNDIAIDALFEAKRRSRSKSLQVLLASSEEIARLDLSLPYPLDVLSASLLPGAFSPICIASADTQLQTIKVEPTVRTQAIRVPDADGTRRILAATGPLAASSANVSGMQSAQNVQEAMEQLGDSVALYLDAGPTPGPVASTVVAASSTGKDGIAILRQGVIPESQLRDIIHANASLLGSHAFHRPGASGSAETSA, via the coding sequence ATGAGTGAGATTCGTTCAATCGATGACGATTCACTGGCCTTGGCCGCAGAATGCATTCACGAGGGCAGACTGATAGTCATGCCTACGGACACGGTGTATGGCATCGCATGCGACCCCTTCAACGACATAGCGATAGATGCCTTGTTCGAGGCGAAGCGCAGGTCACGTTCCAAATCCCTGCAGGTGCTGCTTGCCAGTTCCGAGGAGATTGCCAGACTCGATCTGAGCCTGCCATATCCGCTCGATGTCCTTTCGGCATCCCTGCTTCCAGGTGCGTTCTCGCCAATATGCATTGCGAGTGCGGATACGCAGCTGCAGACCATCAAGGTCGAACCGACGGTCAGAACGCAGGCAATACGCGTTCCCGATGCGGATGGCACCCGTCGCATTCTTGCTGCAACAGGGCCTCTGGCCGCTTCGAGCGCGAACGTCTCGGGTATGCAAAGCGCTCAGAATGTCCAGGAGGCGATGGAGCAGCTTGGCGACAGCGTTGCGCTGTACCTCGATGCGGGCCCGACTCCCGGTCCCGTCGCGAGCACGGTCGTCGCGGCCTCGTCAACGGGCAAGGATGGCATCGCGATACTCAGGCAAGGGGTCATCCCTGAGTCCCAGCTACGGGACATCATTCATGCCAACGCCAGTCTGCTTGGCAGTCATGCCTTCCATAGACCAGGAGCAAGCGGCTCGGCGGAAACCAGCGCATGA
- a CDS encoding proline--tRNA ligase: protein MSSQALRMSSLFLRTLREDPADADVDSAKLLVRAGYIRKTSPGIYAWLPLGLRVLGKVEAIVREEMGSIGAQEVHLPALLPKAPYEATHRWEEYGDNIFRLKDRHEADYLLAPTHEEMFTLLVKDMYSSYKDLPVNLYQIQTKYRDEFRPRAGLIRGREFIMKDGYSFTIDEEGLKTCYKDERDAYQRVFDRLGVKYVIVHAVSGPMGGSQSEEFLAPLAIGEDTFAQAPSGKAWNVEALTTPEVDDIDCSATPEMEALSTPDSSTIESLVSQANALHPREDGRAWTAADTLKNLLIAVKHAEDKDHDRPWRELVAIGVPGDRQVDMKRLEAQFAPAEIEEATADDLRSHPELVKGYIGPRSLGPQTEREGAEDPITYLLDRHVARGSAWITGADVEGTHVFNAVYGRDFEANGRVEAVEVRHGDMSPDGSGPLSFERGVEIGQVFQLGLKYSNALDLKVLNENGKAVPVWMGCYGIGVSRVLACIAESHHDDRGLAWPVAVAPAQVHVLATGKDPKVFEAAEKLVGELERQGVEVIFDDRPKVSPGVKFKDSELLGVPVVAIAGRDTASNGTIEIRDRDGSNSQSVPAADAAKAIADRVATLV, encoded by the coding sequence ATGAGTTCTCAAGCGCTTCGCATGTCATCACTGTTCCTTCGCACACTGCGTGAAGACCCCGCGGATGCCGATGTTGATTCGGCAAAACTTCTGGTCCGTGCAGGCTACATTCGCAAGACGTCTCCCGGAATATATGCCTGGCTTCCGCTTGGATTGCGTGTGCTTGGCAAGGTCGAGGCCATCGTTCGTGAGGAAATGGGCTCTATCGGTGCGCAGGAGGTGCATCTTCCCGCACTGCTGCCCAAGGCTCCATATGAGGCGACGCATCGATGGGAGGAGTATGGCGACAATATCTTCAGGCTGAAGGATCGCCATGAGGCGGACTACCTCCTTGCTCCCACCCACGAGGAAATGTTCACGCTGCTGGTGAAGGACATGTATTCCTCATACAAGGATCTTCCCGTGAACCTCTATCAGATTCAGACCAAGTATCGCGACGAGTTCCGTCCGCGTGCGGGACTGATCCGAGGCCGTGAATTCATCATGAAGGACGGATATTCCTTCACCATCGATGAGGAAGGTCTGAAGACCTGCTACAAGGATGAGCGCGATGCCTATCAGCGAGTCTTCGATCGGCTCGGTGTGAAGTATGTCATCGTGCATGCCGTATCCGGCCCCATGGGAGGTTCGCAGTCCGAGGAGTTCCTGGCTCCGCTGGCGATTGGCGAAGACACCTTCGCCCAGGCCCCGTCAGGCAAGGCTTGGAATGTGGAGGCACTGACCACACCCGAAGTCGATGATATCGATTGTTCCGCGACTCCCGAAATGGAGGCGCTTTCAACACCGGATTCCTCGACGATCGAGTCCCTGGTAAGTCAGGCGAACGCGCTTCATCCTCGTGAGGATGGCCGTGCGTGGACCGCTGCGGATACGCTGAAGAATCTGCTCATTGCCGTCAAGCATGCCGAGGACAAGGACCATGACCGGCCATGGCGTGAATTGGTCGCGATCGGCGTGCCGGGAGACCGTCAGGTCGACATGAAGCGGCTCGAAGCACAGTTCGCACCAGCGGAGATCGAAGAGGCCACCGCCGACGATCTCAGGAGCCATCCCGAACTGGTGAAGGGATACATCGGTCCGAGGTCACTTGGCCCTCAGACGGAGCGGGAAGGGGCCGAGGATCCGATCACCTATCTTCTCGACCGCCATGTCGCCCGTGGCTCCGCGTGGATCACCGGTGCGGATGTCGAGGGAACCCATGTGTTCAACGCGGTATATGGCCGTGACTTCGAGGCGAACGGAAGGGTCGAGGCCGTCGAGGTCCGCCACGGCGACATGAGCCCGGATGGTTCCGGTCCTTTGAGCTTCGAGCGTGGAGTCGAGATTGGACAGGTCTTCCAGCTTGGGCTGAAGTACTCGAATGCATTGGACCTGAAGGTACTGAATGAGAATGGCAAGGCGGTTCCCGTATGGATGGGCTGCTACGGCATCGGCGTGTCACGTGTGCTTGCATGCATTGCGGAAAGTCACCACGACGACCGCGGTCTGGCCTGGCCCGTTGCGGTTGCTCCTGCTCAGGTCCATGTGCTGGCCACAGGCAAGGACCCGAAGGTGTTCGAGGCAGCGGAGAAGCTTGTCGGCGAGCTCGAACGTCAAGGGGTCGAGGTGATCTTTGATGACCGTCCGAAGGTCTCTCCTGGCGTGAAGTTCAAGGACAGCGAATTGCTCGGCGTCCCTGTCGTCGCCATCGCTGGAAGGGATACTGCCAGCAATGGAACGATTGAGATCCGCGACCGTGACGGTTCGAACTCGCAGTCGGTTCCTGCCGCCGATGCCGCGAAGGCGATCGCCGACCGCGTGGCGACTCTGGTCTGA
- a CDS encoding single-stranded DNA-binding protein, producing the protein MASQQGTITITGFVATEPLRLGREESNPVCTFRMASTRGYFHVRRNQWEERATTWMTVKAYKSLAANVLDSIHKGQPVMVNGVLETEEWTDRHGDHQSAVIIEASCIGHHLGLGVSSFTRRKSRVALPDDHHDEPHTADAQKVARTLTRQSAPYSASPKTEYHPFATQQPTIPPAAAQKTLQPA; encoded by the coding sequence ATGGCGTCGCAACAGGGAACGATCACGATCACTGGATTCGTTGCTACGGAACCATTGAGACTTGGACGGGAGGAAAGCAATCCCGTCTGCACCTTTCGCATGGCTTCGACTCGGGGATATTTCCATGTGAGAAGAAATCAGTGGGAAGAACGTGCCACCACATGGATGACGGTGAAAGCGTATAAGTCGCTCGCGGCGAATGTGCTCGATTCCATTCACAAAGGCCAGCCAGTCATGGTGAACGGTGTGCTCGAAACAGAGGAATGGACCGACAGACATGGCGACCATCAGTCTGCCGTGATCATCGAGGCTTCTTGCATCGGGCACCATCTTGGATTGGGAGTGAGCTCATTCACCCGCAGAAAATCGCGTGTCGCCCTACCCGATGATCACCATGATGAGCCGCACACTGCAGATGCACAGAAAGTCGCTCGCACGCTGACACGCCAGAGCGCGCCATACAGTGCATCGCCCAAAACCGAGTACCATCCCTTTGCCACGCAGCAGCCCACGATTCCTCCTGCCGCAGCACAGAAAACTCTCCAACCCGCATAG
- a CDS encoding DEAD/DEAH box helicase has translation MFQKEASAILNAGANVFITGAPGAGKTFVLNEFISRKRAEGASVAVTASTGIASTHVNGQTIHSWSGVGVSKIMTAELLKRIRSRRKRKIESTDILVIDEVSMMHAWLFDMVDQVCRALRNNPEPFGGLQVVLSGDFFQLPPVTRSRRDSDAIMPDELLLTSRQEYARLGKDSDGFVTESLVWPALNPVICYLTEQHRQDDGQLLTVLTDIRDGSVSQQDHDVLADRLGKTPDSSQVAVNLFPVNRQADALNDMRLAQIMLDAHEFHAESAGSAQLVERLKKNMLAPERLVLKQGANVMALRNDPDRQYVNGSIGTVQGFAKENKGGWPVVEFENGNTVTMRPASWEMMDGETVLASVSQVPLRCAWAITIHKSQGMTLDRAVMDLRRTFAPGMGYVALSRVEALDGLYLRGISEHAFLVSPEAVALDSVLRQDSKAASAKLSDEGARSFAIEPAIDEFDDALSEESADGFSQNALF, from the coding sequence ATGTTCCAAAAAGAAGCTTCAGCCATCCTGAATGCGGGTGCCAACGTCTTCATCACCGGCGCTCCGGGCGCTGGCAAGACCTTTGTGCTGAACGAGTTCATCAGCCGCAAGCGGGCGGAGGGCGCATCGGTGGCGGTGACCGCCTCGACCGGAATCGCATCGACGCATGTCAACGGGCAGACGATCCACTCGTGGAGCGGCGTCGGAGTTTCGAAGATAATGACGGCAGAGCTGCTGAAAAGAATCAGAAGCAGGCGTAAGCGCAAGATCGAGTCGACAGACATTCTGGTGATCGATGAGGTCTCGATGATGCATGCGTGGCTGTTCGATATGGTAGATCAGGTATGTCGGGCGCTGCGCAACAATCCGGAGCCATTCGGCGGCTTGCAGGTGGTTCTTTCGGGAGATTTCTTCCAGCTTCCACCTGTCACCCGTTCGCGACGCGACTCCGATGCGATCATGCCCGACGAACTGCTGCTCACCTCTCGTCAGGAATATGCACGTCTTGGCAAGGATTCAGACGGATTCGTGACCGAATCGCTCGTCTGGCCCGCATTGAACCCTGTGATCTGCTACCTCACGGAGCAGCACCGTCAGGACGATGGTCAGCTGCTTACTGTTTTGACGGACATACGCGACGGTTCGGTCAGCCAGCAGGACCACGATGTCCTGGCCGACAGGCTAGGCAAGACACCCGATTCCTCGCAGGTCGCGGTAAATCTGTTTCCGGTGAACCGCCAGGCGGATGCACTCAACGACATGCGTCTTGCACAGATCATGCTAGATGCGCACGAGTTCCATGCGGAATCGGCAGGGTCCGCCCAGCTTGTCGAACGGCTGAAGAAGAACATGCTCGCACCGGAGCGACTGGTGCTGAAGCAGGGCGCCAATGTCATGGCGCTCAGAAATGACCCGGACCGTCAATACGTGAATGGTTCGATCGGCACCGTCCAAGGCTTTGCCAAGGAAAACAAGGGTGGCTGGCCGGTCGTGGAATTCGAGAACGGCAACACGGTCACGATGAGGCCAGCGTCGTGGGAGATGATGGATGGAGAGACCGTGCTCGCCTCGGTCAGCCAGGTCCCGCTTCGATGCGCCTGGGCCATCACGATTCACAAGTCCCAGGGGATGACGCTCGACAGGGCCGTGATGGATCTGCGAAGGACATTCGCGCCGGGCATGGGATATGTCGCCCTTTCGAGGGTCGAAGCCCTTGACGGGCTGTATCTGCGTGGCATCAGCGAGCATGCATTCCTGGTATCGCCCGAGGCGGTGGCGCTCGATTCGGTGCTGCGCCAGGATTCGAAGGCGGCATCGGCGAAGCTGTCGGACGAGGGTGCTCGCTCGTTCGCCATCGAACCGGCGATTGACGAGTTCGATGATGCCCTGTCCGAGGAATCGGCAGATGGCTTCTCACAGAATGCGCTGTTCTAG
- the guaB gene encoding IMP dehydrogenase — translation MATLTEQNSESRYTPVPPLFEKLGLAYDDVLILPNESDVIPSEVDTTTHLTKGITMKSPVLSAAMDTVTEAQMAISMARNGGIGVLHRNLSIEDQANQVDIVKRSESGMISDPLTVTPDATLTDLDKLCAAYHVSGLPVVDSEDRLVGIITNRDMRFVNPSDYDTLKVRDVMTKENLITGPSNITREDAHKLLAQHKVEKLPLLDGEGKLAGLITVKDFVKTEQYPNATKDEQGRLRVAAGVGFFGDAWQRSTALVDAGVDVLVVDTAHGHAKLMLDMIKRIKSDRAFDGVQIIGGNVATREGAQALIDAGVDAVKVGVGPGSICTTRIVAGVGVPQLTAVYDSSLACKPAGIPLVADGGIHYSGDIAKAIVAGADTVMLGGLLAGTEEAPGEKVLLHGKQYKIYRGMGSLGAMAPRGKKSYSKDRYFQADVTSNDKVVPEGVEGEVPYRGPLNYVLYELVGGLHQTMFYTGAHDIAELQKKGKFIRITDAGLRESHPHDIVMTKEAPNYTGFHN, via the coding sequence ATGGCTACATTGACTGAACAGAATTCAGAATCCCGCTATACTCCAGTTCCACCATTGTTCGAGAAGCTTGGACTTGCATATGATGATGTGCTCATCCTCCCCAACGAATCGGATGTGATACCTTCCGAGGTAGACACGACAACGCATCTCACCAAGGGAATCACGATGAAATCCCCGGTGCTGTCCGCTGCCATGGACACCGTCACCGAAGCCCAGATGGCCATCTCGATGGCCCGAAACGGTGGCATTGGGGTGCTCCACCGCAACCTGAGCATCGAGGACCAGGCAAATCAGGTCGATATCGTGAAGCGCAGCGAATCCGGCATGATCTCCGATCCTTTGACCGTCACGCCTGACGCGACGCTCACCGACCTTGACAAGCTCTGCGCCGCATACCATGTTTCCGGACTTCCGGTCGTGGACAGCGAGGATCGTCTCGTCGGCATCATCACGAATCGTGACATGCGCTTCGTGAACCCATCGGACTACGACACATTGAAGGTCCGCGATGTGATGACCAAGGAGAACCTGATCACCGGGCCCTCGAACATCACCCGTGAGGACGCTCACAAGCTGCTGGCCCAGCACAAGGTCGAGAAGCTTCCACTGCTCGATGGCGAAGGCAAGCTTGCAGGTCTGATAACCGTCAAGGACTTCGTCAAGACGGAGCAGTATCCAAACGCCACCAAGGACGAGCAGGGCAGACTGCGTGTCGCCGCCGGTGTGGGTTTCTTCGGAGATGCGTGGCAGCGTTCGACCGCCTTGGTCGATGCGGGCGTCGACGTTCTGGTCGTTGACACCGCGCACGGTCATGCAAAGCTGATGCTCGACATGATCAAGCGCATCAAAAGCGATCGCGCCTTCGATGGCGTGCAGATCATCGGCGGCAACGTCGCGACTCGAGAGGGTGCTCAGGCGCTGATTGATGCCGGAGTCGACGCCGTGAAGGTCGGCGTTGGTCCCGGTTCCATATGCACGACGCGCATCGTCGCAGGCGTCGGTGTTCCACAACTCACCGCCGTCTATGATTCCAGTCTCGCATGCAAGCCGGCAGGCATTCCTCTCGTCGCTGACGGTGGAATCCACTATTCCGGTGACATCGCCAAGGCGATCGTCGCCGGCGCAGACACGGTGATGCTCGGTGGGCTGCTCGCCGGAACGGAGGAGGCTCCTGGCGAGAAGGTGCTGCTGCACGGCAAGCAATACAAGATCTACCGCGGCATGGGTTCTCTCGGCGCGATGGCTCCGCGTGGCAAGAAGAGCTATTCGAAGGACCGCTACTTCCAGGCTGATGTGACCAGCAACGACAAGGTCGTTCCAGAAGGCGTCGAAGGCGAAGTCCCATATCGCGGCCCGCTGAACTATGTGCTCTACGAACTCGTCGGCGGCCTGCATCAGACGATGTTCTACACAGGCGCGCATGACATTGCCGAGCTGCAGAAGAAGGGCAAGTTCATTCGCATCACCGACGCAGGCCTGCGCGAATCGCATCCGCACGACATCGTGATGACGAAGGAAGCCCCGAACTACACTGGCTTCCATAACTGA
- the prmC gene encoding peptide chain release factor N(5)-glutamine methyltransferase, translating into MEIFSTGEQGVEDLICHAADRLRAGGIDSPEHDAMVLLAFASSDGAEVSVNDIRTSRIMGVSLRSALARWHQLDPVVSARCSERCLIRFSALIERRMHHEPLQYIVGHVHFRFLDVLVGEGVFIPRQETELVVEAALEVLRERRSQRHRVVDLCTGSGAIALSMATEMPKSDIHAVERSKRAIAWTRRNIKAYRNRIDEVGSTLELIEGDAADASTLQELDGQCDLVVSNPPYVPEREIPEQSEVRDWEPELALYGDSPDGLAFPKRIIERAATLLKDGGTLVMEHDISQGSALREFALDRGYQRARTGQDLTHRDRFLVATR; encoded by the coding sequence ATGGAAATCTTTAGTACGGGCGAGCAGGGCGTTGAAGACCTCATTTGTCATGCGGCCGACCGTCTGCGGGCAGGCGGCATCGATTCGCCAGAGCATGACGCCATGGTTCTGCTGGCCTTTGCGAGCTCCGACGGCGCCGAGGTAAGCGTGAACGACATTCGCACTTCAAGGATCATGGGAGTCAGTCTCCGGTCCGCGCTCGCACGCTGGCATCAGCTGGACCCTGTGGTTTCTGCGCGGTGCTCAGAGCGTTGTCTGATACGCTTTTCAGCGCTGATCGAGCGAAGAATGCACCATGAACCCTTGCAATACATCGTCGGTCATGTGCATTTCAGGTTTCTGGATGTGCTTGTGGGAGAGGGCGTGTTCATACCTCGTCAGGAAACGGAGCTCGTCGTGGAGGCCGCCCTTGAGGTCTTGCGGGAGCGCAGGTCCCAACGCCACCGCGTCGTCGACCTGTGCACCGGTTCGGGAGCGATTGCTCTGAGCATGGCAACCGAGATGCCCAAATCGGACATTCACGCCGTCGAACGTTCGAAGCGGGCAATCGCATGGACCCGCCGAAACATCAAGGCATATCGCAACCGCATCGATGAAGTCGGAAGCACGCTCGAGCTCATCGAAGGAGATGCGGCGGACGCATCCACGCTGCAGGAGCTCGATGGGCAGTGCGACCTGGTCGTCAGCAACCCTCCCTATGTCCCCGAGCGTGAGATTCCCGAACAGAGCGAAGTGCGCGATTGGGAACCCGAGCTGGCGTTATACGGGGATTCGCCTGATGGCCTGGCATTCCCGAAGCGAATCATCGAGAGGGCCGCCACCCTGCTCAAGGACGGCGGGACGCTTGTCATGGAGCATGACATCTCCCAAGGCAGTGCCCTTCGCGAGTTTGCCCTGGATAGGGGATATCAGAGAGCGCGAACCGGACAGGATCTTACCCATCGCGATCGCTTCCTGGTCGCCACGCGCTGA
- the orn gene encoding oligoribonuclease gives MGSKDDTTFSSEESRMIWIDCEMTGLDIFHDELCEVSVVPTDFDMHVLDEGIDLVIKPSDEALAQMNDFVRHMHTSSGLIEEMKRGLALADAQRQIIDYVKPFLPKSGKAHLAGNSVGSDKKFLDRFMPDLMSLLHYRVIDVSTLKELSRRWYPNVYLNKPEKHGGHRALADIIESMDELRYYRKMFFAPTPGASDEEAKAGAAAIESTSLLRTYEDQGAPVEDSSTPEKLDY, from the coding sequence ATGGGGAGCAAGGACGATACGACCTTCAGCTCAGAGGAATCGCGAATGATATGGATCGATTGCGAGATGACAGGTCTTGACATCTTCCATGACGAGCTGTGCGAGGTGTCGGTCGTTCCTACCGACTTCGACATGCATGTGCTCGATGAAGGCATCGACCTGGTCATCAAGCCGTCGGATGAGGCGCTTGCCCAGATGAACGACTTCGTCCGCCATATGCACACCTCCTCCGGTCTCATCGAGGAGATGAAGCGGGGCCTGGCCCTTGCTGACGCGCAGCGACAGATCATCGACTACGTGAAGCCATTCCTTCCCAAGAGCGGGAAGGCCCATCTTGCCGGCAATTCGGTTGGTTCGGACAAGAAGTTCCTTGATCGTTTCATGCCTGACCTCATGTCACTGCTGCATTACCGCGTGATTGACGTGAGTACGCTGAAGGAGCTCTCCCGCCGGTGGTATCCCAATGTCTATCTCAACAAGCCAGAGAAGCACGGGGGACATCGAGCACTTGCCGACATCATCGAGTCGATGGACGAACTGCGCTACTACCGCAAGATGTTCTTCGCTCCGACGCCAGGAGCGTCGGACGAAGAGGCGAAGGCAGGAGCGGCTGCAATCGAAAGCACCAGTCTGCTGCGCACATATGAGGATCAGGGGGCTCCCGTCGAAGATTCTTCGACGCCGGAAAAGCTCGATTACTGA